In Opitutus sp. ER46, one DNA window encodes the following:
- a CDS encoding DUF4857 domain-containing protein: MKLAARALLLLTSILLLGYYLPAGFWLVAARRDRAPVVFYSCVENRFLFSRATLDGVRYADAAGRSYDRDEFERLLPLTNWAQLTKDGRMPKVIQGTPVTLEAVRRAQFSLRLTPDALDTPQVRLFPLLEAESGRARLELPSDFLRLGATVEFLDPKTNTVLTDKSARFAAAFATVGFQFPVHFAANNPTNRKPYDEGAYLVDAAQTVFHLRQVRGKPELHRVVDLAAPEQRARWTDLRIRHLLVQEIDSREIHSLIVERNGAVTLDVGPAHRLVTLPLQHYVPAAAEVTIRGNLLHRLVVVRSDDWLEAIVLDRNYALVDRHEERLTPRDATSAGRLARLVFPFSWTLTDASSGYLGFHLHLGSPWAFALNGVLLVGWLAWRFLRRERSPGARRDWLAAGGVAVTGVFGVLAAILVDR; the protein is encoded by the coding sequence ATGAAACTCGCCGCCCGCGCCCTCCTCCTGCTCACGAGCATCCTGCTCCTGGGCTACTACCTGCCCGCCGGATTCTGGCTTGTCGCCGCCCGTCGCGACCGAGCGCCCGTCGTCTTCTACAGCTGCGTGGAGAACCGCTTCCTGTTCTCCCGCGCCACGCTCGACGGCGTCCGCTACGCCGACGCCGCCGGCCGCAGCTATGATCGCGACGAGTTTGAGCGGCTGCTTCCGCTGACCAACTGGGCCCAGCTCACCAAGGACGGTCGCATGCCCAAGGTGATCCAGGGCACCCCCGTCACGCTCGAGGCCGTCCGCCGCGCACAGTTCAGCCTCCGACTCACGCCGGACGCGCTCGACACGCCGCAGGTCCGGCTCTTCCCCCTGCTCGAGGCCGAGAGTGGCCGCGCGCGGCTCGAGCTGCCGTCCGACTTTCTCCGGCTCGGCGCGACCGTCGAGTTCCTCGACCCGAAGACCAACACCGTCCTCACGGACAAGAGCGCCCGGTTCGCCGCCGCCTTCGCCACCGTGGGCTTTCAGTTCCCCGTGCATTTCGCCGCAAACAATCCGACCAACCGCAAGCCCTACGACGAGGGCGCGTACCTCGTCGACGCAGCGCAAACGGTGTTCCATCTCCGCCAGGTCCGCGGCAAACCCGAGCTGCACCGTGTCGTCGACCTCGCCGCGCCCGAGCAGCGCGCCCGCTGGACCGACCTGCGCATCCGCCACCTGCTCGTCCAGGAGATCGACTCGCGCGAAATTCATTCCCTGATCGTCGAGAGAAACGGCGCGGTGACGCTCGACGTCGGCCCCGCGCACCGACTCGTCACCCTCCCCCTCCAGCACTACGTGCCGGCCGCTGCCGAGGTCACGATCCGCGGCAACCTCCTCCACCGGCTCGTCGTGGTCCGCTCCGACGATTGGCTGGAGGCCATCGTGCTCGATCGCAACTACGCGCTGGTCGATCGCCACGAGGAACGGCTCACCCCGCGCGATGCCACGTCCGCCGGCCGGCTCGCCCGGCTCGTGTTCCCGTTTTCCTGGACGCTCACCGACGCCTCATCCGGTTATCTCGGGTTCCACCTGCACCTCGGTTCCCCCTGGGCGTTCGCGCTCAACGGCGTCCTCCTCGTCGGGTGGCTCGCGTGGCGCTTCCTCCGCCGAGAACGCTCACCCGGCGCACGTCGCGACTGGCTCGCTGCCGGCGGCGTGGCGGTCACGGGGGTGTTCGGCGTCCTCGCCGCCATTCTCGTCGACCGCTAG
- a CDS encoding DUF2062 domain-containing protein, whose protein sequence is MSWFWRRRDAALRGGPGVGCSLYRLVAGRLGGGGKRRLALGGDSASVAALLCRPVTYSDSHHKKQAAKHLRIRRLKQLLRYAPRRAVFHRYPFVGRFAGHARQRGYLWSMKSRHVRPAIYLGSVITLWPILGMQLLAALVASIVFRANFMVAGLLQFVSNPLTAPLYYFTYLVGKQILGWMGRVPAEMALPNETRDSALVDAVLSAEPGTGFTGVLLALFIGGTVCGLAMGLVIDAIYLWGRHRWRLVPATA, encoded by the coding sequence GTGTCCTGGTTTTGGCGGCGTCGGGATGCTGCCCTCCGGGGCGGACCAGGGGTTGGATGTTCGTTGTATCGTTTGGTGGCTGGTAGGTTGGGAGGAGGGGGGAAGCGCCGGCTTGCGCTCGGCGGAGATTCAGCGAGCGTTGCGGCTCTTCTGTGCCGCCCTGTGACGTACTCTGATAGTCATCATAAGAAACAAGCTGCAAAGCATCTCCGGATCCGCCGGTTGAAGCAGCTGTTGCGCTACGCGCCCCGGCGGGCGGTCTTTCATCGGTATCCGTTTGTGGGTCGTTTTGCAGGTCACGCGCGGCAGCGGGGTTACCTCTGGTCGATGAAGTCGCGACACGTGCGGCCGGCGATCTACCTGGGCTCAGTGATCACGCTGTGGCCGATCCTGGGCATGCAGCTGCTCGCGGCGCTGGTGGCCTCAATCGTCTTCCGGGCGAACTTCATGGTGGCGGGCCTGCTGCAGTTCGTTTCGAACCCGCTCACGGCGCCGCTGTACTACTTCACGTACCTGGTCGGAAAGCAGATCCTCGGCTGGATGGGGCGGGTGCCGGCGGAAATGGCCTTGCCCAACGAAACGCGGGATTCGGCGCTCGTGGACGCGGTGCTTTCGGCCGAGCCTGGCACCGGTTTCACGGGTGTGCTGCTGGCCCTGTTCATCGGCGGCACGGTGTGCGGCTTGGCCATGGGGCTGGTGATCGACGCGATCTATCTCTGGGGCCGCCATCGCTGGCGGCTGGTGCCGGCGACGGCCTGA
- a CDS encoding CorA family divalent cation transporter, translating to MIGTDFRFGTAGWTQRLTRVLLGEALLGFLALMSAALTLFPMLFDVSPPAERGIELAQWAIVAWFAVEYVVALASAPSKRAFLCDAWRWIDLATIVIPLASALPSVSDLVRSSPVLRLARLVRLFTLGVRASGIVVRQQRGGAEAVEAAGPARITRRTGGELGEAVPATRQGLLDWLRAGGAGWFHVSNPGGDDAREIGAVAGLPAGFLDTHLAGATHPHVAGARDCTAIFLWVPEAEKREGTIERRPLLILLWANRVLSFSRAPVAAVETMSAPAGEAGMEGEPLPLRVAAALLQRVVQENEVLVGGFEQQLRALEDIPLRESRPAFFEQTFRLKKQLSAAQWDLWRLKAVLQQLADERTPLVGAGEAVRAALARLAASADYLYETVVNTREDLLAVIDLHLNVVSFDMNRVMRVLAVVSVLGLIPAVIGGLLGMNLMDNPWHFTLPQVSFVVVFGMLAGLYFFIVKGWLR from the coding sequence ATGATTGGAACTGACTTCCGATTTGGCACCGCAGGTTGGACGCAGCGGCTGACGCGCGTCCTATTGGGCGAGGCGCTGCTGGGCTTCCTCGCGCTGATGTCGGCCGCGCTGACGCTCTTTCCGATGCTGTTTGACGTGTCGCCGCCGGCTGAGCGCGGGATCGAACTGGCGCAGTGGGCGATCGTGGCGTGGTTTGCGGTGGAATACGTCGTGGCGCTGGCGAGTGCGCCGTCGAAGCGGGCCTTCTTGTGCGATGCCTGGCGCTGGATCGATCTTGCGACGATCGTAATCCCGCTCGCCTCGGCGCTGCCCTCGGTCTCGGACCTGGTGCGGTCGTCGCCGGTGTTGCGCCTGGCGCGGCTGGTGAGGCTCTTCACGCTGGGGGTGCGGGCGAGCGGAATCGTGGTTCGCCAACAGCGCGGCGGGGCGGAGGCGGTGGAGGCGGCGGGACCGGCCCGGATCACGCGCCGCACCGGTGGCGAACTGGGCGAGGCCGTGCCCGCGACGCGGCAGGGACTGCTGGACTGGTTGCGCGCGGGCGGCGCAGGGTGGTTTCACGTCAGCAACCCCGGTGGGGACGACGCGCGTGAGATCGGTGCGGTCGCCGGTTTGCCGGCGGGTTTCCTGGATACGCATTTGGCCGGGGCCACGCACCCGCACGTGGCGGGCGCGCGCGACTGCACTGCGATCTTCCTGTGGGTGCCGGAGGCGGAGAAGCGTGAAGGCACGATCGAGCGGCGACCGCTGTTGATCCTGCTCTGGGCGAACCGGGTGCTTTCCTTCTCGCGGGCACCCGTGGCCGCGGTGGAGACGATGAGCGCGCCGGCGGGCGAGGCGGGGATGGAAGGTGAGCCGCTCCCGCTGCGCGTGGCGGCGGCGCTGCTGCAACGCGTGGTGCAGGAGAACGAGGTCCTCGTGGGCGGCTTCGAGCAGCAATTGCGGGCGTTGGAGGACATTCCGTTGCGCGAGAGCCGGCCGGCATTCTTCGAGCAGACCTTCCGGCTGAAGAAGCAGCTGTCGGCGGCGCAATGGGACCTCTGGCGGCTGAAGGCCGTGCTGCAGCAGCTGGCCGACGAGCGTACGCCGCTGGTGGGCGCGGGTGAGGCGGTCCGGGCGGCCCTGGCGCGGCTGGCAGCGTCGGCGGACTACCTGTACGAAACGGTCGTGAACACGCGGGAGGACCTGCTCGCGGTCATCGATCTGCATCTGAACGTGGTGTCGTTCGACATGAACCGCGTGATGCGCGTGCTGGCGGTGGTGAGCGTGCTGGGGCTGATCCCGGCGGTGATCGGCGGTCTGCTGGGCATGAACCTGATGGATAACCCGTGGCACTTCACGCTCCCGCAGGTCTCCTTCGTCGTGGTGTTCGGGATGCTCGCCGGGCTATACTTCTTCATCGTGAAAGGCTGGCTGCGGTGA
- a CDS encoding PepSY-associated TM helix domain-containing protein translates to MRLPHWRHVARVLHRDLGYFFFGATVVYGVSGVAINHRHDWDPSYSIVRVERTVNAADLPATFTRESATALLRTAGLPQTYLKHYTPTADQVRIFYQGGTATLDRTSGKLVTETLQRRPVLHLFNKLHYNPGRWWTWYSDAFCGALLVVALTGLVLLRGRQGIGRRGGVVTALGVLLPGVLILSFL, encoded by the coding sequence ATGAGGCTGCCGCACTGGCGTCACGTCGCCCGCGTGCTGCACCGCGACCTGGGCTACTTCTTCTTCGGCGCGACCGTCGTGTACGGCGTCTCCGGCGTGGCGATCAACCACCGCCACGACTGGGATCCCAGCTACAGCATCGTGCGCGTGGAGCGCACCGTGAACGCCGCCGATCTGCCGGCGACGTTCACGCGGGAGTCGGCCACCGCGCTCCTGCGCACCGCCGGCCTCCCCCAGACCTACCTCAAGCACTACACACCGACCGCCGACCAGGTACGGATCTTCTACCAAGGCGGCACCGCCACGCTTGACCGGACCTCGGGCAAGCTCGTCACCGAGACGCTGCAGCGCCGGCCCGTGCTCCACCTGTTCAACAAGCTGCACTACAATCCAGGCCGCTGGTGGACGTGGTACTCCGACGCCTTCTGCGGCGCGCTGCTCGTCGTCGCGCTTACCGGCCTCGTCCTCCTCCGCGGCCGCCAGGGCATCGGGCGGCGCGGCGGTGTCGTCACCGCCCTCGGCGTCCTCCTTCCCGGTGTCCTCATCCTCTCCTTCCTATGA
- a CDS encoding ATP-binding protein — protein MMETLPCLAAVFASPGLELTYANSSARARFLNSDVIDLERVHLSDLIGLATLQRLESEILPQAKVLGHWSGKCEFRDAWGSEFSATALFAKYRVEGKSYVSLLAHPAPNAEVTTSFTDRELLRALLNNLPDSIYFKDSSSRFLRISRAQAAKLGLRDPNAAIGKTDFDFFAAPHASAAFADEHRILQTGEPIIDKEEKETWDDGRVAWVATTKLPLRDQDDRIIGTFGISRDITARKAAEEARWKMEAQLQQAYKLESLGRLAAGIAHEINTPTQYVADNTRFAIDAFAKLHEVIDAYRALRQSLAAATAAPAPDARYAESVTAVAATEARVELDYLLGEIPHCLQQSLDGLARVAQIVRSLKEFAHPYSPHLEPANLNRTIDTAIAVSRHEWKYVAEVVTELDPDLPPVPCVVDEINQTMLNLLVNAAHAVEEMAKTRPQSKGRITVRSRREDGVAVIEVEDTGTGIPESIRDHIFEPFVTTKPAGKGTGQGLAIVHTFIVKHHQGTIDVKTELGVGTKFTLRIPLVAPPRADAPLANPAPGSATAPVTPVTLHA, from the coding sequence ATGATGGAGACCTTGCCCTGCCTCGCCGCCGTTTTTGCCAGCCCCGGCCTGGAGCTGACGTACGCAAACAGCTCGGCCCGCGCCCGCTTTCTCAATTCCGACGTCATCGACCTCGAGCGGGTGCACCTGTCCGACCTGATCGGGCTGGCCACGCTGCAGCGCCTCGAGTCCGAGATTCTCCCCCAGGCCAAAGTCCTCGGCCACTGGTCGGGCAAGTGCGAGTTTCGCGATGCCTGGGGCAGCGAGTTCAGCGCGACCGCCCTCTTCGCCAAATACCGCGTCGAAGGCAAAAGCTACGTCTCGCTCCTGGCCCACCCTGCGCCCAACGCCGAGGTCACGACGAGCTTCACCGACCGCGAACTCCTCCGCGCGCTGCTCAACAACCTGCCCGATTCGATCTACTTCAAGGACTCCTCCAGCCGCTTCCTCCGCATCAGCCGCGCCCAAGCCGCCAAGCTGGGCCTCCGCGATCCCAACGCCGCCATCGGCAAAACCGACTTCGATTTCTTCGCAGCCCCGCACGCCAGCGCCGCGTTCGCCGACGAACACCGCATCCTCCAGACCGGCGAGCCCATTATCGACAAGGAGGAGAAGGAAACCTGGGACGACGGCCGCGTCGCCTGGGTCGCGACCACCAAGCTGCCGTTGCGCGACCAGGACGACAGGATCATCGGCACCTTCGGCATCTCCCGCGACATCACCGCCCGCAAGGCCGCCGAGGAGGCGCGCTGGAAGATGGAGGCGCAGCTCCAGCAGGCCTATAAGCTGGAATCGCTCGGGCGACTGGCCGCCGGCATCGCCCACGAGATCAACACGCCCACCCAATACGTCGCCGACAACACCCGCTTCGCCATCGATGCATTCGCCAAGCTGCACGAGGTGATCGACGCGTATCGCGCCCTCCGGCAATCCCTCGCCGCCGCAACCGCGGCGCCAGCTCCGGACGCGAGGTACGCTGAGTCCGTCACGGCAGTCGCTGCCACCGAGGCGCGCGTCGAACTCGATTACCTTCTCGGCGAAATCCCGCATTGCCTGCAGCAGTCCCTCGATGGCCTCGCCCGCGTTGCCCAGATCGTCCGCTCGCTCAAGGAGTTCGCCCACCCGTACTCGCCCCACCTGGAGCCCGCCAATCTCAACCGCACGATCGACACCGCCATCGCCGTCAGTCGGCACGAATGGAAATACGTCGCCGAAGTGGTGACCGAACTCGATCCGGATCTGCCCCCCGTGCCGTGTGTCGTCGATGAGATCAACCAGACCATGCTCAATCTCCTCGTCAACGCGGCCCACGCCGTCGAGGAGATGGCCAAGACGCGGCCGCAGTCCAAGGGCCGGATCACGGTGCGCAGCCGCAGGGAGGACGGCGTTGCCGTGATCGAGGTCGAGGACACCGGCACTGGCATCCCGGAATCGATCCGCGACCACATTTTCGAGCCTTTCGTCACCACGAAGCCCGCCGGCAAGGGCACCGGTCAGGGCCTCGCAATTGTGCACACGTTTATCGTGAAGCACCATCAGGGCACCATCGACGTAAAGACCGAGCTCGGCGTCGGCACGAAGTTCACCCTGCGCATCCCGCTCGTCGCCCCGCCCAGGGCCGACGCCCCACTCGCCAACCCCGCGCCCGGCAGCGCCACCGCGCCCGTCACGCCCGTCACCCTCCACGCCTGA
- a CDS encoding NAD-dependent dehydratase, translated as MPARTLLLFGATGAVGAKVLTLALTDARVARIVAPTRRPLTSAPKLFNPIVDFADLPTAEWWLVDAGINCLGTTRELAGSAEAFERIDRTFVVDAARRTRAAGTPCFVNNSSFGAKASAPTLYLRVKGRLEQDLDDLGFASTTHVRPSLLAHRPEPRPLERVMVALSTPFAFLLPANARPIAVEAVAHTLLEAALAARPGRHVIESGQISRP; from the coding sequence ATGCCTGCTCGTACCCTCCTGCTCTTCGGCGCCACCGGCGCCGTCGGAGCCAAGGTCCTCACGCTCGCCCTCACCGACGCTCGCGTTGCCCGCATCGTCGCACCCACCCGCCGCCCCCTGACGTCCGCGCCGAAGCTGTTCAATCCGATCGTCGACTTCGCCGACCTGCCCACCGCCGAATGGTGGCTGGTAGACGCCGGTATCAACTGTCTCGGTACCACCCGGGAGCTCGCCGGCTCCGCCGAGGCGTTCGAACGCATCGATCGCACGTTCGTCGTTGATGCCGCGCGCCGTACCCGGGCCGCCGGCACGCCGTGCTTCGTCAACAACTCGTCCTTCGGCGCCAAAGCCTCCGCCCCCACGCTCTACCTGCGCGTCAAGGGCCGCCTCGAGCAGGACCTCGACGACCTCGGGTTTGCCTCCACCACCCACGTCCGCCCTTCGCTCCTGGCCCACCGTCCCGAGCCGCGCCCGCTCGAGCGCGTGATGGTCGCACTCAGCACTCCCTTCGCGTTTCTGCTGCCGGCCAACGCCCGGCCAATCGCGGTGGAGGCGGTCGCCCACACCCTGCTCGAAGCCGCGCTTGCGGCCCGCCCCGGGCGCCACGTGATCGAGTCCGGACAGATTAGCCGGCCCTGA
- a CDS encoding HD domain-containing phosphohydrolase, whose protein sequence is MAAPGKILFVDDDPNLLAAFQRNLRKQFTFDTATGALEALQMLKTQGPYALLVVDMRMPEMNGVEFFERARVLAPDAVRIMLTGNADQQTVVHAVNRGQVFRFLNKPCPPEVLVPTLEHGLKQFELLRIERELLEGTLTGVINVLSEVLGMAAPEALGRGQRLRDSMRRFAAAVDASPLWEFEVAALLSSIGYAAFPSRLLLDLSAGQELTLPEEKLLRSAPKIGHDLLNRIPRLEGVARAVLYQHKNYDGTGFPLDDCHGDEIPLASRMLRILADRLVLENDGVVKAPAYEAMAARPGRYDPALLDACFVCFDAYLMQPIAADRPVKMLNIDQLIAGQVVVSDITTHDGIALISAGNHLTEMMLARLLNHRELGEVNEPVCVQDPGPSSTASAPPR, encoded by the coding sequence ATGGCCGCACCCGGCAAAATCCTCTTCGTCGACGACGACCCGAATCTTCTCGCCGCGTTTCAGCGCAACCTGAGGAAGCAGTTCACGTTCGATACCGCCACCGGTGCCCTGGAGGCGCTGCAGATGCTCAAGACCCAGGGGCCCTACGCCCTGCTCGTCGTCGACATGCGCATGCCGGAGATGAATGGCGTCGAGTTCTTCGAGCGGGCCCGCGTCCTCGCCCCCGACGCCGTGCGCATCATGCTCACCGGCAACGCCGACCAGCAGACCGTCGTCCACGCCGTGAACCGCGGCCAGGTGTTCCGGTTTCTCAACAAGCCGTGCCCGCCCGAGGTGCTCGTCCCGACGCTCGAGCACGGGCTCAAGCAATTCGAACTGCTCCGCATCGAGCGCGAACTCCTCGAAGGCACGCTGACCGGGGTCATCAACGTGCTGTCCGAAGTGCTGGGCATGGCCGCGCCCGAAGCCCTCGGCCGCGGCCAGCGCCTGCGCGACTCGATGCGCCGGTTCGCCGCCGCCGTCGACGCCTCGCCGCTCTGGGAGTTCGAGGTGGCCGCACTCCTGTCGTCGATCGGCTACGCCGCGTTTCCCAGCCGCCTGCTCCTCGACCTCAGCGCCGGGCAGGAACTCACGTTGCCCGAGGAGAAACTCCTCCGTTCCGCCCCGAAAATCGGCCACGACCTGCTCAATCGCATCCCGCGCCTCGAAGGCGTCGCCCGCGCCGTCCTTTACCAGCACAAGAATTACGACGGCACCGGGTTTCCCCTCGACGACTGCCACGGGGACGAGATTCCCCTCGCCTCCCGGATGCTCCGCATCCTCGCCGATCGCCTCGTGCTCGAGAACGACGGCGTGGTGAAAGCGCCCGCCTACGAGGCGATGGCCGCCCGTCCCGGCCGTTACGATCCCGCCCTGCTCGACGCCTGCTTCGTCTGCTTCGACGCCTACCTCATGCAGCCGATCGCGGCAGACCGACCGGTCAAGATGCTGAACATCGACCAACTCATCGCCGGCCAGGTCGTCGTTTCCGACATTACCACACATGACGGCATCGCCCTGATCAGCGCCGGCAATCACCTGACCGAGATGATGCTCGCCCGACTGCTGAATCATCGCGAACTCGGCGAAGTCAACGAACCGGTCTGCGTGCAGGATCCGGGCCCCAGTTCCACCGCGTCCGCCCCGCCGCGCTGA
- a CDS encoding ABC transporter ATP-binding protein, whose product MTPAVECRDLVHYYGDKPALQHVSWQVAPGRICGLLGRNGAGKTTTINILNSFLTPRAGDCLLLGEDAQQLSPATKARIGYLIEGHVQYGFFNTRQIEAFYARFYPRWKPAIYYHLMAKLDITPRQRIATMSCGQRSQVALGLILAQQPDLIIFDDYSMGLDPGYRRLFIDVIRDYAADGQRSILLTSHIIQDLEGLVDDIVIYQRGRVLLDAPARCIATEFRGFSFPTTPAVTEFYDERAHLRLERGEKRSTLFGFLDEAAARAQLTRLGIPLPADLRPEPLSLEDTFVALTGKY is encoded by the coding sequence ATGACTCCCGCTGTCGAATGCCGTGATCTCGTCCACTACTACGGCGACAAGCCTGCACTGCAGCACGTCTCGTGGCAGGTCGCGCCCGGCCGCATCTGCGGGCTGCTCGGCCGCAATGGCGCTGGCAAGACGACCACGATCAACATCCTCAACTCGTTCCTCACGCCGCGCGCCGGTGACTGCCTGCTGCTCGGCGAGGACGCCCAGCAGCTCTCGCCGGCCACCAAGGCGCGCATCGGCTACCTCATCGAGGGCCACGTGCAGTACGGATTCTTCAACACCCGGCAGATCGAGGCGTTCTACGCGCGTTTCTACCCGCGCTGGAAACCTGCGATCTACTACCACCTGATGGCCAAGCTCGACATCACACCGCGCCAGCGGATCGCCACGATGTCCTGCGGCCAGCGCTCCCAAGTCGCGCTCGGGCTCATCCTCGCCCAGCAGCCCGACCTTATCATCTTCGACGACTACAGCATGGGGCTCGATCCCGGCTACCGGCGGCTCTTCATCGACGTCATCCGCGACTACGCCGCCGACGGACAACGCAGCATCCTGCTGACGTCGCACATCATCCAGGACCTCGAAGGGCTGGTGGACGATATCGTAATCTACCAGCGCGGTCGCGTTCTCCTCGACGCCCCGGCCCGCTGCATCGCCACCGAGTTCCGCGGCTTCTCCTTCCCGACCACCCCCGCCGTCACGGAGTTCTACGACGAACGCGCTCACCTGCGCCTCGAGCGCGGCGAGAAGCGCTCCACGCTCTTCGGCTTCCTCGATGAGGCCGCCGCGCGCGCGCAACTCACTCGCCTGGGCATTCCACTCCCCGCCGACCTCCGGCCCGAGCCGCTATCGCTCGAAGACACCTTTGTCGCCCTCACCGGCAAATACTGA